GCGGCCAGTGAGCCCGCGAGTGCGTCACATCCTGAGCATGTCCGGCGGCAAGGACAGCACCGCGCTCGCCGTCTACATGCGCGACCGCGAGCCCGACATGGAGTACGTCTTCTGCGACACGAAAAAGGAGCTCCAGGAGACCTACGACTACCTCGCCAAGGTCGAGGCGTATCTCGGAAAGCCGATCATCCGGCTCAACGACGAGCGCGGCTTCGACCACTGGCTGGAGGTCTATGGGTACTACCTGCCGTCACCGCAGATGCGCTGGTGCACGCGGCAGCTCAAGATCCGTCCGTTCGAGCGCTTCGTAGGCGACGATCCCGTGATCAGCTACATCGGGATCCGCGGGGACGAGCGTCGGGACGGTTACATCTCGTCGAAGCCGAACATCACGCCGCGCTACCCGTTCAAGGAGGACGGCATCACCGAGCGCGACGTGTACCGCATTCTGGACGAATGCGGTCTGGGGGTGCCCGACTACTACAAGTGGCGGACCCGCTCCGGGTGCTACTTCTGCTTCTTCCAGCGCAAGGCGGAATGGCTCGGCCTG
The Acidobacteriota bacterium DNA segment above includes these coding regions:
- a CDS encoding phosphoadenosine phosphosulfate reductase family protein; protein product: MSGGKDSTALAVYMRDREPDMEYVFCDTKKELQETYDYLAKVEAYLGKPIIRLNDERGFDHWLEVYGYYLPSPQMRWCTRQLKIRPFERFVGDDPVISYIGIRGDERRDGYISSKPNITPRYPFKEDGITERDVYRILDECGLGVPDYYKWRTRSGCYFCFFQRKAEWLGLKDNHPQLFQDAKAYEKSHSETGRRFTWSQNESLDELSDPERAEEIRRRHLKAVEAEQASRPDRPLIEVLADSLDQEDDEHGCLICHL